A single region of the Streptomyces sp. NBC_01803 genome encodes:
- a CDS encoding NHLP family bacteriocin export ABC transporter peptidase/permease/ATPase subunit — protein sequence MTAPRETAPARTATADRTPHAAHRRHRSGRGRRAPVPRGRTPKPVRTPTVLQMEAVECGAAALAMVLGHYGRFVPLEELRIACGVSRDGSRASNLLKAARGYGLTAKGMQMDLAALAELRPPAVLFWEFNHYVVYDGMARRLGRRGCHVNDPGKGRRFVPLDEFDTSFTGVVLTFEPGDGFRRTGRKPGVLRALPARLRGMSGTMLAAVLSSLLLVLVGATVPALSRTYIDTFLIGGQTSLLGTLFAAMATALVLAATLTAIQQANLLRGRVIASTLGSARFLRHLLRLPVTFFSQRNPADLVQRLQSNDTIAETLARDLAAAGVDAVVVLLYAVLLWSYDPQLTVVGVLIALLNIVAMRIVIHLRATGTQKLRADSARLVNTAYSGLTLIETMKATGGENGFFRRWAGQHAATLDTQQRLGVPSAWLAIVAPTLAALNSALILLIGGTRAVEGHLTVGLLVAFQALVTSFTAPITRLNGVAGRIQDFAADVARLKDVENFPADPRYTRPEPASAEGATRRLTGHVELAGVTFGYSPLDPPLLKDFSLTVGPGRQVALVGGSGSGKSTVSRLVAGLHTPWEGTIRIDGTRLEDIPRGALAASVAFVDQDVFLFEGTVRDNVTLWDPSIPDEAVIAALRDAAVHDVVARRPGGIRSRVEQDGRNFSGGQRQRLEIARALVRRPSVMVLDEVTSALDAATEQLIIDNLRRRGCACVVIAHRLSTVRDSDEILVLDRGTVVERGRHEHLIAAQGPYARLLREH from the coding sequence GTGACCGCGCCCAGGGAGACCGCCCCGGCCCGGACCGCGACGGCCGACCGGACCCCGCACGCGGCCCACCGGCGCCACCGCTCCGGGCGCGGGCGGCGCGCCCCCGTCCCCCGGGGCCGCACGCCGAAGCCGGTGCGTACGCCCACCGTGCTGCAGATGGAGGCGGTGGAGTGCGGCGCCGCCGCGCTGGCCATGGTGCTGGGTCACTACGGCCGTTTCGTCCCCCTGGAGGAGCTGCGGATCGCCTGCGGTGTCTCCCGCGACGGCTCCCGCGCCAGCAACCTCCTCAAGGCGGCGCGCGGCTACGGCCTCACCGCCAAGGGCATGCAGATGGACTTGGCGGCGCTCGCCGAGCTCCGCCCGCCGGCCGTCCTGTTCTGGGAGTTCAACCACTACGTCGTCTACGACGGCATGGCCCGCCGCCTCGGCCGGCGCGGCTGTCACGTCAACGACCCCGGCAAGGGACGCCGGTTCGTGCCACTGGACGAGTTCGACACCAGCTTCACCGGCGTCGTCCTGACCTTCGAACCCGGCGACGGCTTCCGCCGCACCGGCCGGAAACCCGGCGTGCTGCGCGCCCTGCCCGCCCGCCTGCGGGGCATGTCCGGCACCATGCTCGCCGCCGTGCTCTCCAGCCTCCTGCTGGTGCTCGTCGGCGCCACGGTGCCCGCGCTCAGCCGCACCTACATCGACACGTTCCTCATCGGCGGCCAGACCTCGCTGCTCGGCACGCTCTTCGCCGCGATGGCCACCGCCCTGGTGCTCGCCGCCACCCTCACCGCCATCCAGCAGGCCAACCTGCTGCGCGGGCGCGTCATCGCCTCCACCCTCGGCAGCGCCCGGTTCCTGCGGCACCTGCTGCGCCTGCCCGTCACCTTCTTCTCCCAGCGCAACCCGGCCGACCTCGTCCAGCGCCTCCAGTCCAACGACACCATCGCCGAGACACTCGCCCGCGACCTGGCCGCCGCCGGCGTGGACGCCGTGGTGGTGCTGCTCTACGCCGTGCTGCTGTGGAGCTACGACCCGCAGCTCACCGTCGTCGGCGTGCTGATCGCGCTGCTCAACATCGTGGCCATGCGGATCGTCATCCACCTGCGGGCCACCGGCACCCAGAAGCTGCGCGCCGACAGCGCCCGCCTGGTCAACACCGCCTACAGCGGCCTGACGCTCATCGAGACCATGAAGGCCACCGGCGGCGAGAACGGCTTCTTCCGCCGCTGGGCCGGACAGCACGCAGCCACCCTCGACACCCAGCAGCGGCTCGGCGTGCCCAGCGCGTGGCTGGCGATCGTCGCCCCCACCCTGGCCGCGCTCAACAGCGCGCTGATCCTGCTGATCGGCGGCACCCGCGCGGTCGAGGGACACCTGACCGTGGGTCTCCTGGTCGCCTTCCAGGCCCTGGTGACCAGCTTCACCGCGCCGATCACCCGCCTCAACGGTGTCGCCGGCCGCATCCAGGACTTCGCGGCCGACGTCGCCCGCCTCAAGGACGTCGAGAACTTCCCCGCCGACCCCCGCTACACCCGGCCCGAGCCCGCCTCCGCCGAGGGCGCCACCCGTCGCCTCACCGGCCATGTGGAGCTGGCGGGCGTCACCTTCGGCTACAGCCCGCTGGACCCCCCGCTGCTGAAGGACTTCTCGCTCACCGTCGGCCCCGGCCGGCAGGTGGCGCTCGTCGGCGGCTCCGGCAGCGGCAAGTCCACCGTCTCCCGGCTGGTGGCCGGCCTCCACACACCCTGGGAAGGCACCATCCGCATCGACGGCACCCGGCTGGAGGACATCCCGCGCGGCGCCCTCGCCGCCTCCGTCGCCTTCGTCGACCAGGACGTCTTCCTCTTCGAGGGCACCGTCCGTGACAACGTCACCCTGTGGGACCCCTCCATTCCCGACGAGGCCGTGATCGCCGCCCTGCGGGACGCCGCCGTTCACGATGTGGTCGCCCGCCGCCCCGGCGGCATCCGCAGCCGCGTCGAGCAGGACGGCCGTAACTTCTCCGGCGGCCAGCGCCAGCGCCTGGAGATCGCCCGCGCCCTGGTGCGCCGCCCCAGCGTCATGGTCCTCGACGAGGTGACCAGCGCCCTCGACGCCGCCACCGAGCAGCTCATCATCGACAACCTGCGCCGCCGCGGCTGCGCCTGCGTCGTCATCGCCCACCGGCTGAGCACCGTGCGCGACAGCGACGAGATCCTGGTCCTCGACCGGGGCACGGTCGTCGAGCGCGGTCGTCACGAACACCTGATCGCCGCGCAGGGCCCGTACGCCCGTCTGCTCAGGGAGCACTGA
- a CDS encoding GtrA family protein — protein MTPRTLSVFPRRIRLRAAELGSFGLVGAVAFAVDTVGGNVLHFGAGLGPLTSKACSTVAATLVAYAGNRYWTFRHRDIGSARRRYPVFLLLNMAGLAIALLCLAVSRSVLGLTGPVAYNVSANVVGTGLGTAFRYWSYRRWVFPEARSGVVATGGTRPAPGHRAAPERSPR, from the coding sequence ATGACTCCTCGTACGCTCTCCGTGTTCCCGCGCCGTATCCGGCTCAGGGCGGCCGAGCTGGGCTCCTTCGGCCTGGTGGGGGCCGTGGCCTTCGCCGTTGACACGGTCGGCGGCAACGTCCTGCACTTCGGAGCCGGGCTCGGCCCGCTGACGAGCAAGGCGTGTTCCACCGTGGCCGCGACCCTGGTGGCCTACGCGGGCAACCGCTACTGGACGTTCCGGCACCGCGACATCGGCAGCGCGAGACGGCGCTATCCCGTCTTCCTCCTGCTCAACATGGCGGGTCTGGCCATCGCCCTGCTGTGTCTGGCCGTCTCCCGCTCCGTCCTCGGCCTCACCGGGCCCGTCGCCTACAACGTCTCGGCGAACGTCGTCGGCACCGGGCTGGGCACGGCCTTCCGGTACTGGTCCTACCGCCGCTGGGTCTTCCCCGAAGCGAGATCCGGCGTGGTCGCGACGGGCGGCACCCGCCCCGCCCCCGGCCACCGCGCGGCCCCGGAGCGCTCCCCCCGCTGA
- a CDS encoding pyridoxal phosphate-dependent decarboxylase family protein, producing MTPTSDLRDAAVADPPRADPPSAVAPPAPVPADALSGGPRGADALEPLLRTVLGALAEGAVRRGGPIAAGRPAELAGLVAREFDAPGGEDALHRLTELLAHGSADPADPSCAAHLHCPPLAVAVAADLAVSALNPSQDSWDQAPAATSLETLLLEELAQLVGYDPAEAAGVLTSGGTESNLMGLMLARDRVLGRATSGRIELGGVPGWKLDGTPRPRIFASEAAHFSVRRAAALLGLGEEAVVTVPVDSTLRMDPEALAAALDTAVRRGELPVAVAATAGTTDTGAIDPLRECAALADRHGAWLHVDAAYGGGALLSDRLAPLLDGIALADSVSLDWHKLGWQPAAAGVFLVRRAETYASLARRAAYLNPADDEEAGYPSLLGLSLRTTRRADAFKIAVTLRTLGRAGLGRLVDTCHDLARSAAETARAHPQLEPHCEPVLTAFVFRYLPEDPRLAGRADAIDTINARLRRGLLRAGRAVVGRTELPGDGPGRVRLKLTLLNPHTTPADVAGLLATVVTAGRAEEEALLRGEAQ from the coding sequence ATGACGCCGACGAGTGACCTGCGCGACGCCGCCGTGGCCGACCCGCCCCGGGCCGACCCGCCGTCCGCCGTCGCGCCCCCGGCGCCTGTCCCGGCCGACGCCCTGTCGGGCGGGCCGCGCGGCGCGGACGCCCTGGAGCCGCTGCTGCGCACGGTGCTGGGCGCGCTCGCCGAGGGGGCCGTGCGGCGCGGTGGGCCGATCGCGGCCGGCCGGCCGGCGGAGCTGGCCGGGCTGGTCGCCCGCGAGTTCGACGCGCCGGGCGGCGAGGACGCGCTGCACCGCCTCACCGAGCTGCTCGCCCACGGCAGCGCCGACCCCGCCGACCCGTCGTGCGCCGCCCACCTGCACTGCCCGCCGCTGGCCGTCGCCGTCGCGGCGGACCTGGCGGTCTCCGCGCTCAACCCCTCGCAGGACTCCTGGGACCAGGCGCCCGCCGCCACCTCCCTGGAGACGCTGCTGCTGGAGGAGCTGGCCCAGCTCGTCGGATACGACCCGGCCGAGGCCGCGGGCGTGCTCACCTCGGGCGGCACCGAGTCCAATCTGATGGGCCTGATGCTGGCCCGGGACCGGGTGCTCGGCCGCGCGACGAGCGGGCGGATCGAGCTGGGCGGTGTCCCCGGCTGGAAACTTGACGGGACGCCCCGCCCCCGGATCTTCGCCTCCGAGGCCGCGCACTTCTCGGTGCGGCGGGCCGCCGCCCTGCTCGGGCTCGGCGAGGAAGCGGTCGTGACCGTCCCCGTCGACAGCACACTGCGCATGGACCCCGAGGCCCTGGCCGCCGCGCTCGACACCGCCGTCCGGCGCGGCGAGCTGCCGGTCGCGGTGGCGGCCACGGCCGGCACCACCGACACCGGCGCGATCGACCCGTTGCGGGAGTGCGCCGCGCTGGCGGACCGGCACGGCGCCTGGCTGCACGTGGACGCCGCGTACGGGGGCGGCGCGCTGCTGTCCGACCGGCTGGCGCCGCTGCTCGACGGCATCGCGCTGGCCGACTCCGTCTCCCTGGACTGGCACAAGCTGGGCTGGCAGCCCGCCGCCGCCGGGGTGTTCCTGGTGCGGCGCGCGGAGACGTATGCCTCGCTGGCCCGCCGCGCGGCCTACCTCAACCCGGCCGACGACGAGGAGGCGGGCTACCCGAGCCTGCTGGGCCTGTCGCTGCGCACCACGCGCCGTGCCGACGCCTTCAAGATCGCCGTCACCCTGCGGACGCTCGGCCGGGCGGGACTGGGCCGCCTCGTCGACACCTGCCACGACCTCGCCCGTTCGGCGGCGGAGACGGCACGCGCCCACCCCCAGCTGGAACCGCACTGCGAGCCGGTGCTGACCGCGTTCGTCTTCCGCTACCTGCCGGAGGACCCCCGGCTGGCGGGCCGGGCCGACGCGATCGACACGATCAACGCCCGGCTGCGGCGCGGGCTGCTGCGCGCGGGCCGGGCCGTGGTCGGCCGCACCGAGCTGCCCGGCGACGGGCCCGGCCGGGTGCGGCTGAAGCTGACCCTGCTCAACCCGCACACCACGCCGGCCGACGTCGCGGGTCTGCTGGCCACCGTCGTGACGGCGGGCCGCGCCGAGGAGGAAGCACTGCTGCGGGGAGAGGCCCAGTGA
- a CDS encoding diaminobutyrate--2-oxoglutarate transaminase yields the protein MTMQPTAPPQTGRSSHDAGAILRRQRDRESSARTYARSFPIVPARAHGMVIEGADGRRYLDCLSGAGTLALGHNHPLVLEAIRRTIDSGAPLHVLDLATPEKDDFTDALFATLPKAFADKARVHFCGPAGTDAVEAALKLMQTATGRRGVLAFTGAYHGMTAGALAASGGVGVKRSVAGIAADVTRLPFPYSYRCPFGAGGERGAELSAAYTERLLDDPNGGVVPPATMILEAVQGEGGAVPAPDGWLREMRRITAERDIPLIVDEVQTGVGRTGAFWAVEHSGIVPDAMVMSKAIGGSLPLAVLVYHEDYDGWLPGAHTGTFRGNTLAMAAGAATLRHVAREGLTERAATVGARMTARLDGLRAALPTIGDVRGRGLMIGVELVDPEGESDSCGARPCAPALAAQVRAACLDRGLIVELGGRFDSTVRLLPPLIITDQEAEAVLDRLSDAIAEVTARQRVGRTA from the coding sequence ATGACCATGCAGCCAACCGCCCCGCCCCAGACCGGGCGGTCCTCCCACGACGCGGGCGCCATCCTGCGGCGGCAGCGCGACCGGGAGTCCTCCGCGCGCACCTACGCCCGTTCGTTCCCGATCGTCCCGGCCCGCGCCCACGGCATGGTGATCGAGGGGGCCGACGGCCGCCGTTACCTGGACTGCCTGTCCGGCGCGGGCACGCTCGCGCTCGGCCACAACCACCCGCTCGTGCTGGAGGCTATCCGCCGCACAATCGACAGCGGCGCGCCGCTGCACGTCCTGGACCTGGCGACGCCCGAGAAGGACGACTTCACCGACGCGCTGTTCGCCACCCTGCCCAAGGCGTTCGCCGACAAGGCGCGCGTCCACTTCTGCGGGCCCGCCGGGACCGACGCGGTGGAGGCGGCGCTGAAGCTGATGCAGACGGCCACCGGGCGGCGCGGGGTGCTGGCGTTCACCGGGGCGTACCACGGGATGACCGCCGGGGCGCTGGCCGCCTCGGGCGGCGTCGGGGTGAAGCGGTCGGTGGCCGGGATCGCCGCCGACGTGACGCGACTGCCGTTCCCGTACTCGTACCGCTGCCCGTTCGGCGCCGGGGGCGAGCGCGGCGCGGAGCTGTCGGCCGCGTACACCGAGCGGCTGCTCGACGACCCCAACGGCGGTGTGGTGCCGCCCGCCACGATGATCCTGGAGGCGGTGCAGGGCGAGGGCGGCGCGGTCCCGGCGCCGGACGGCTGGCTGCGCGAGATGCGGCGGATCACCGCCGAGCGCGACATCCCGCTGATCGTGGACGAGGTGCAGACCGGGGTGGGGCGCACGGGCGCCTTCTGGGCCGTGGAGCACAGCGGGATCGTGCCGGACGCCATGGTGATGTCGAAGGCGATCGGCGGCAGCCTGCCGCTGGCGGTGCTCGTCTACCACGAGGACTACGACGGCTGGCTACCCGGCGCGCACACCGGCACGTTCCGCGGCAACACCCTGGCCATGGCGGCGGGCGCGGCGACCCTGCGGCACGTCGCGCGGGAGGGCCTGACCGAACGGGCCGCCACCGTCGGGGCCCGGATGACCGCCCGCCTGGACGGGCTGCGCGCCGCGCTGCCCACGATCGGTGACGTGCGCGGGCGCGGCCTGATGATCGGCGTCGAACTGGTCGACCCCGAGGGTGAGTCGGACTCCTGCGGCGCCCGGCCCTGCGCCCCGGCGCTGGCGGCCCAGGTACGCGCCGCCTGCCTGGACCGGGGCCTGATCGTGGAGCTGGGCGGCCGGTTCGACTCCACGGTGCGGCTGCTCCCGCCACTGATCATCACCGACCAGGAGGCCGAGGCGGTGCTCGACCGGCTGTCCGACGCCATCGCCGAGGTGACGGCCCGTCAGCGGGTGGGGAGGACGGCATGA
- a CDS encoding ArnT family glycosyltransferase: MSASASPVTSAPAPGLADRDPAAVGPPPRRRRQVWRSPPGQPHWARPALLGIAALAATLYAWNITSSGYAEYYAVAARSMTESWEAFLFTAFDPSATITLDKIGGFLWPQAISARIFGYGAWSLTLPHCVAGVVTVLVTYRMVRRWQGPEAGLLAAALTALTPLLASLFGHPLLDGMLTMCLVLAADQYQRAVRDGRLRPLLFAAVWIGLGFQTKMMQAWLIVPALAVGYLLTAPIAVRARLKHTVVAGAVLLGVSLSWVGLMTLTPEDSRPYADGSTNNSAAAMVFGYNGLGRLGVDLPGAVAGQAPGGAGGTAPVAEAPGARAPGAPPAAGSPPAGRGTAPTGTATARSGADRGDGWTKLVGDRFATQIAWLFPIALLSLAHGLTRRRRPGGYVDQARGGYLVWGVWLLTSAVVLSAIGVPHTGYAAVLAAPLAALSAAGTVAMWRSGRRLPPAVAIAVQTAWCCWLAADYRDWTPWLIPSLVTAALVAVAARWRSGRTPGGRRFAVAGLVAGCVAMFAAPAAWSLSVLDEDYGGSAFDAAAGPTAGGVPAPGPDGLTAEQERLLAHVTEHNGDDVTYTFSTDSWSTASSYIRETGAPVLPLGGFGGQAASVTVEEYRELVRTGELRFALLTEPADGPGATAPTPAPAPATGTGTARISDWVRSACARVDPGDYGGGTGTGPGTEAVLYQCSPEEK; this comes from the coding sequence ATGTCCGCTTCCGCTTCCCCTGTCACCTCCGCGCCCGCACCCGGCCTCGCCGACCGCGACCCGGCGGCGGTCGGCCCACCGCCCCGTCGCCGTCGCCAGGTGTGGCGCTCGCCGCCTGGCCAGCCCCACTGGGCCCGGCCGGCGCTGCTGGGCATCGCCGCGCTCGCCGCCACGCTCTACGCCTGGAACATCACCAGCAGCGGCTACGCCGAGTACTACGCCGTCGCCGCCCGCAGCATGACGGAGAGCTGGGAGGCGTTCCTCTTCACCGCCTTCGACCCCTCCGCCACCATCACGCTCGACAAGATCGGCGGCTTCCTGTGGCCGCAGGCGATCTCGGCGCGGATCTTCGGCTACGGCGCGTGGTCCCTGACGCTTCCGCACTGCGTCGCCGGCGTCGTCACCGTTCTCGTCACCTACCGGATGGTCCGCCGCTGGCAGGGACCGGAGGCTGGGCTGCTGGCGGCGGCGCTGACCGCGCTGACGCCGCTGCTGGCCTCGCTGTTCGGGCACCCGCTGCTCGACGGCATGCTGACCATGTGTCTGGTGCTCGCCGCCGACCAGTATCAGCGGGCCGTACGGGACGGACGGCTCCGGCCCCTGCTGTTCGCGGCGGTGTGGATCGGCCTGGGCTTCCAGACCAAGATGATGCAGGCGTGGCTCATCGTCCCCGCCCTCGCCGTCGGATATCTGCTCACCGCCCCGATCGCGGTGCGCGCCCGTCTGAAGCACACGGTCGTCGCGGGCGCGGTCCTGCTGGGCGTGTCCCTGTCCTGGGTGGGACTGATGACGCTGACCCCGGAAGACTCCCGGCCGTACGCCGACGGCTCCACGAACAACAGCGCCGCAGCCATGGTCTTCGGCTACAACGGCCTGGGACGGCTGGGCGTCGACCTCCCCGGCGCCGTGGCGGGCCAGGCCCCGGGCGGGGCGGGCGGGACCGCTCCGGTGGCGGAGGCCCCCGGTGCGCGGGCCCCGGGCGCGCCGCCGGCGGCCGGCTCCCCACCGGCCGGGCGGGGCACGGCACCGACCGGCACCGCCACCGCCCGGTCCGGCGCGGACCGGGGTGACGGCTGGACCAAGCTGGTCGGCGACCGCTTCGCCACCCAGATCGCCTGGCTCTTCCCGATCGCGCTGCTCTCCCTCGCCCACGGGCTCACCCGGCGCCGCCGCCCCGGCGGGTATGTCGACCAGGCCCGGGGCGGCTATCTGGTCTGGGGCGTGTGGCTGCTCACCTCGGCCGTGGTGCTGAGCGCGATCGGCGTTCCGCACACCGGCTACGCGGCCGTCCTCGCCGCGCCGCTCGCCGCCCTGTCCGCCGCGGGGACCGTGGCCATGTGGCGATCGGGACGCCGACTGCCGCCGGCCGTCGCCATCGCCGTCCAGACCGCCTGGTGCTGCTGGCTCGCCGCCGACTACCGCGACTGGACGCCGTGGCTGATCCCGTCGCTGGTCACGGCCGCGCTCGTCGCCGTGGCGGCCCGGTGGCGGAGCGGCCGGACCCCGGGCGGGCGGCGGTTCGCGGTGGCGGGGCTGGTCGCGGGCTGCGTCGCGATGTTCGCCGCCCCGGCGGCGTGGTCGCTGTCCGTGCTGGACGAGGACTACGGCGGCTCGGCGTTCGACGCGGCGGCCGGACCCACCGCCGGAGGCGTCCCGGCTCCCGGTCCGGACGGACTCACGGCGGAACAGGAGCGGTTGCTCGCCCATGTGACGGAGCACAACGGCGACGACGTCACCTACACGTTCTCCACGGACAGTTGGTCCACCGCGTCCTCGTACATCCGGGAGACCGGCGCTCCCGTCCTGCCGCTCGGCGGCTTCGGCGGCCAGGCGGCCTCGGTCACCGTCGAGGAGTACCGCGAGCTGGTCCGCACCGGTGAGCTGCGCTTCGCCCTCCTTACCGAACCGGCCGACGGTCCCGGCGCCACCGCCCCGACCCCCGCCCCCGCCCCCGCCACCGGGACCGGGACCGCGCGGATCAGCGACTGGGTGCGCTCCGCCTGCGCCCGCGTCGACCCCGGGGACTACGGCGGCGGCACCGGGACCGGCCCTGGCACCGAAGCCGTCCTCTACCAGTGCTCCCCCGAAGAGAAGTGA
- a CDS encoding HlyD family efflux transporter periplasmic adaptor subunit, with amino-acid sequence MQFRQKALTKLQSPEELDLPVRFARPQGRLVLAVTAVVLVAAGCWGLTGSVSSKLSAPGVLTHAEGGYLLQSPVAGQVTEVLVEEGDLLSPGEPLLTVRTDEGDEPVSAVAGGRLTTLLADTGSVVTTGADVATLERVTGPDDPLVAVLYVPGGHGATIPVGARVDLTVQSVDRQEFGVLRGRVQAVGRAPQSEARIAGFLGDSRLAAAFAREGDPVAVLVELERSDTTDSGYAWSSDDGPPFAVDSPTAVTGAVHLSAERPVDWLLP; translated from the coding sequence ATGCAGTTCCGTCAGAAGGCGCTCACCAAGCTGCAGTCGCCGGAGGAACTCGACCTGCCCGTCCGGTTCGCCCGCCCGCAGGGCCGCCTCGTGCTGGCGGTCACGGCCGTCGTCCTGGTGGCCGCCGGCTGCTGGGGCCTGACCGGCTCGGTCTCCTCCAAGCTGAGCGCGCCCGGCGTCCTCACCCACGCCGAGGGCGGCTACCTGCTCCAGAGCCCGGTCGCCGGACAGGTCACCGAGGTCCTCGTCGAGGAGGGCGACCTCCTCTCCCCGGGCGAACCGCTGCTCACGGTCCGCACGGACGAGGGCGACGAACCCGTCAGCGCGGTGGCCGGAGGCCGGCTGACCACCCTCCTCGCCGACACCGGCTCGGTCGTCACGACCGGCGCGGACGTGGCGACCCTGGAGCGCGTGACCGGGCCGGACGACCCGCTGGTCGCCGTGCTGTACGTGCCCGGCGGCCACGGCGCGACCATCCCCGTGGGCGCCCGGGTCGACCTGACCGTCCAATCCGTCGACCGGCAGGAGTTCGGCGTGCTGCGCGGCCGGGTCCAGGCGGTCGGCCGGGCGCCCCAGAGCGAGGCGCGGATCGCCGGCTTCCTCGGCGACAGCCGGCTCGCCGCCGCATTCGCCCGTGAGGGCGACCCCGTCGCCGTCCTGGTCGAGCTGGAACGCTCCGACACCACCGACTCCGGCTACGCATGGTCCTCCGACGACGGCCCCCCGTTCGCCGTCGACTCCCCGACCGCCGTCACGGGCGCTGTCCACCTCTCCGCCGAGCGCCCCGTCGACTGGCTGCTGCCGTGA
- a CDS encoding alanine racemase produces the protein MSVQFPPSAAPRSAYPVDVLPEPVRRRLLELARDGEPVAAYVYDGAVAAERARELRAALPGWAAVYYAVKANSFPGVLKALAPHVDGFEVASVSELELATAARQSAPVVAAGPAKSVPVLTALVRAGAEAINAESLLELHRISRIATAEGVTARVALRVNPADLPITGSLHMGGAPSQFGVAEPDVPHVLDAARSLPGLDLVGFHIHAASNNLDAGTHAAYLRWCLEWSERTASTHGIDLRHVDIGGGIGVAFEGEKPFDVAHFGELARAIRPPAGVKVLLEPGRYLVADCGWYAAEVTDVKASYGEWFAVLRGGINHFQLPTSWDIVHNVAVLPVENWPESCPRPAAERTRVTVVGELCTPEDTLLRDVRVDRVRAGDLVVFPFAGSYGWEFAMHSFLGHPVAGRHLI, from the coding sequence GTGTCCGTCCAGTTCCCGCCCTCCGCCGCGCCGCGTTCCGCCTATCCGGTGGATGTGCTGCCCGAGCCCGTCCGCCGGCGTCTGCTGGAGCTGGCGCGGGACGGGGAGCCGGTCGCCGCCTATGTGTACGACGGTGCCGTCGCCGCCGAGCGGGCGCGGGAGTTGCGCGCCGCGCTGCCCGGGTGGGCCGCCGTGTACTACGCCGTCAAGGCCAATTCCTTCCCCGGCGTCCTCAAGGCCCTGGCCCCGCATGTGGACGGCTTCGAGGTCGCCTCCGTCTCCGAGCTCGAACTCGCCACCGCCGCACGGCAGTCGGCCCCGGTCGTCGCGGCGGGCCCGGCGAAGTCGGTGCCCGTGCTGACCGCCCTGGTGCGCGCCGGGGCCGAGGCCATCAACGCCGAAAGCCTCCTGGAGCTGCACCGGATCAGCCGCATCGCCACCGCCGAGGGCGTCACCGCGCGGGTCGCGCTGCGGGTCAACCCGGCGGACCTCCCGATCACCGGCTCCCTCCATATGGGCGGCGCCCCCTCGCAGTTCGGCGTGGCCGAGCCCGACGTTCCCCACGTCCTCGACGCGGCACGCTCGTTGCCCGGCCTGGACCTGGTGGGCTTCCACATCCACGCCGCCTCGAACAACCTCGACGCCGGAACTCACGCCGCCTACCTGCGCTGGTGTCTGGAGTGGAGCGAACGGACCGCGTCGACCCACGGGATCGACCTGCGCCACGTCGACATCGGCGGCGGCATCGGCGTCGCCTTCGAGGGCGAGAAGCCGTTCGACGTGGCCCACTTCGGCGAGTTGGCCCGGGCCATCCGGCCCCCCGCCGGGGTCAAGGTGCTGCTGGAGCCCGGCCGTTACCTCGTCGCGGACTGTGGCTGGTACGCCGCCGAGGTGACGGACGTCAAGGCGTCCTACGGCGAGTGGTTCGCCGTGCTGCGCGGCGGCATCAACCACTTCCAGCTGCCCACCTCGTGGGACATCGTGCACAACGTGGCGGTGCTGCCCGTCGAGAACTGGCCCGAGAGCTGTCCCCGCCCGGCCGCCGAGCGGACCCGGGTCACCGTCGTCGGCGAGCTGTGCACCCCCGAGGACACCCTGCTGCGCGATGTCCGCGTGGATCGGGTGCGCGCGGGCGACCTGGTCGTCTTCCCCTTCGCCGGGTCCTACGGCTGGGAGTTCGCGATGCACTCCTTCCTCGGCCACCCCGTCGCGGGCCGCCACCTGATCTGA